A DNA window from Camelina sativa cultivar DH55 chromosome 13, Cs, whole genome shotgun sequence contains the following coding sequences:
- the LOC104736552 gene encoding ACT domain-containing protein ACR2, with amino-acid sequence MQKVCWPYFDPDFDNLGERIYGPPCRVYIDNDSIQDCTVVKVNSENKQGLLLEVVQILTDMNLIIIKSYISSDGGWFMDVFHVKDEHGNKLTDKSVINHITHAIGTSRRESDFIKASEASNNPNSNALEPPLADHGEHTAIEMTGTDRPGLFSEIFAAFADLHCNVLEAHAWSHNARLACIAYVSDDNTHAPIDDPSRLASIEDHLSTVIRATADPASNSTHVGHKENETDGFLAGQGKGCMNSNVERRLHQLMLSVRDFDEPFCEPSPLSLFSSKLLYGDQKERKTTIVSIGNCEERGYSIVTVKSKDRRRLMFDTICTLVDMQYVIFHAALRSDGADAFQEYFIRHIDGRALNTEGEKERVIKCLEAAIERRVCEGVKLELCAENRLGLLSDITRVLRENGLTVVRADVETHGQKSLNAFYVRDISGNKIDMEFGESVKKEMRPIHLEVKNEDTRTDTVGPDEQTVSAAPQPQPQPQPHRLSLGDILRSQMERLSLNFVPTK; translated from the exons ATGCAGAAAGTTTGCTGGCCTTACTTTGATCCTGATTTTGACAATCTCGGTGAACGCATATACGGACCACC GTGCAGGGTCTACATTGACAATGACAGCATCCAAGATTGCACCGTTGTGAAG GTGAACAGCGAGAACAAACAAGGACTTCTTTTAGAAGTGGTGCAAATCTTGACAGACATGAATCTTATTATCATCAAGAGTTACATCTCTTCCGATGGTGGTTGGTTCATGGATG TTTTCCATGTTAAAGACGAGCATGGCAATAAACTCACTGATAAAAGCGTCATCAATCACATCACACAT GCCATTGGTACGAGTAGGCGAGAATCAGATTTTATAAAGGCTAGTGAAGCGAGTAACAACCCAAACAGCAACGCCTTGGAACCTCCACTGGCTGATCACGGCGAACACACAGCAATAGAGATGACCGGGACAGACCGACCTGGACTCTTTTCAGAGATATTTGCTGCTTTCGCGGACTTACATTGCAACGTATTGGAAGCTCATGCTTGGAGCCACAATGCTCGTTTGGCTTGCATAGCCTATGTTTCTGATGACAACACTCACGCTCCCATAGATGACCCGAGCCGCTTGGCTTCCATTGAGGACCACCTCAGTACTGTTATACGTGCCACAGCGGATCCTGCTTCCAACTCTACACACGTAGGTCACAAGGAGAACGAGACTGATGGGTTTCTTGCGGGACAAGGCAAAGGGTGTATGAATAGTAACGTAGAGAGACGGTTGCATCAGCTAATGCTATCTGTGAGAGACTTTGACGAACCGTTTTGTGAGCCTTCACCACTGTCATTATTTTCATCCAAGTTATTGTACGGTGATCAAAAGGAGAGGAAGACAACGATAGTTTCGATTGGTAATTGCGAAGAGAGAGGATACTCTATTGTGACAGTAAAGTCTAAGGATCGAAGAAGGCTCATGTTTGATACAATATGCACTTTAGTTGACATGCAATATGTTATCTTCCACGCTGCTCTACGGTCCGATGGAGCTGATGCTTTTCAG GAATACTTCATAAGACACATAGATGGAAGAGCTTTGAACACGGAAGGCGAGAAAGAACGGGTGATAAAATGCTTAGAGGCTGCAATAGAACGCCGGGTTTGCGAG GGGGTGAAGTTGGAGTTATGCGCAGAGAACAGACTAGGCTTACTCTCTGACATAACCCGTGTCCTCCGTGAAAACGGCTTGACCGTTGTTCGTGCAGACGTGGAGACGCACGGTCAGAAGTCCCTCAACGCTTTCTACGTCAGAGATATTTCCGGCAACAAAATCGATATGGAGTTTGGGGAATCagtgaagaaagagatgagaccGATCCACCTCGAGGTCAAGAATGAAGACACAAGAACAGACACAGTTGGACCTGATGAACAAACAGTCTCAGCCGCAccacaaccgcaaccgcaaccgcaacctcACCGTCTCTCGCTTGGTGACATCCTTCGCTCACAGATGGAACGCCTTTCACTCAACTTCGTCCCAACCAAATGA
- the LOC104736555 gene encoding uncharacterized protein LOC104736555: MGSFHRRTFSYDKLPTEPIRLSVLKLDGSSFDVYVMTSATVGDLKLTIETAFSHVPKKGPSKISWSHVWGHFCLCYGGQKLITDTDCIGSYGMKDGDEVRFKNHVSGNAVLSKGYSRKSKQKNLERILPKDGDGEMNRIEEIDDSWEDLEKGGFVRYKDDDMDASSNESTRSCLTSVRGCCFAFGLKELLGFGSERTYYSLRDTWRDD, encoded by the exons ATGGGAAGCTTTCACCGCCGGACCTTTTCTTATGATAAACTTCCGACCGAACCTATTAGGCTCTCCGTTCTAAAACTAGATGGCTCTTCCTTTG ATGTCTACGTAATGACCTCAGCAACCGTTGGGGATCTCAAGCTTACCATAGAGACTGCCTTTAGTCATGTCCCTAAGAAGGGACCCTCCAAGATCTCATG GTCACATGTGTGGGGgcatttttgtttgtgttacgGTGGTCAGAAGTTAATTACCGATACGGATTGCATCGGAAGTTATGGGATGAAGGACGGTGATGAG GTAAGGTTTAAAAACCATGTGTCAGGCAATGCAGTATTGAGCAAGGGATATTCTaggaaatcaaaacaaaagaattt AGAGAGGATATTGCCAAAGGATGGAGATGGAGAAATGAATCGAATAGAAGAGATTGATGACTCTTGGGAAGATCTCGAGAAAGGAGGCTTCGTGAGGTacaaagatgatgacatggacgCTTCTTCAAATGAAAGCACTAGGTCTTGTCTAACCTCTGTACGAGGTTGCTGCTTTGCTTTTGGTTTAAAGGAGCTTCTTGGGTTTGGTAGTGAACGGACCTATTATTCTTTAAGAGATACTTGGAGAGACGattga